GTCACAAAAAGCGGGAGAACGACGCAGTGAAGAACATAAAAACGGATGAGCGCATTTTGACCAACGACAGTACCACCGATAAGCATAAACATAATGTCGTTTGTTGGAAGAAATCCCAACTGTGCTCCCCAGGGACCATTCTGTCCGATAAAGGGCGTGTAGGAGGCCATTTTTGTACCGACGGTCACTGCCCAATAGGCCAACTGATCCCAGGGAAGAAGATAACCCGTCCAGCTCAGAATGAGCGTCATCACCAGCAGCAGGACCCCGACCACCCAGTTGAATTCGCGAGGAGCCTTGTAAGCACCGGTGAGGAAAACTCTCGTCATGTGCAACCACACAAAAAGAACCATTCCATGTGCAGCAAACCGGTGAAGGTCCCGCATGAGGTTACCGCCGAAGATCACGAACTGCAGATCCTGAATATTGTTGTAGGCAAGACCTGTATAGGGAGTGTAATAGAACATGAGCCAGATTCCGGTCACTGCCAGCATGATAAACAGGAAGAGCGTAATTCCACCGAGACAGAACGTGTAGCGCATCCGCAATGCACTCCGTCGCACCTTGACCGGGTGAACATGCAGAAATACGTTACTGAAGACTACATAGGCCCGGTTCATGTCATTATCCGGAAAACCGTGCCTAAAAATCGATCGAAAGACTTGCGACTTGGTCAATTTCTCCTTCAAGCTCTCAAGCATCCGGGGTCCTTTCAATTTTGAGAATCATTGTCTTTTGGCATGCCATAGAGCAAGCCCATCGGCCCTGAGGGCCATCGATAATGAAAATATAGTTTTATAGGATTCCAGGTTCCGGCAGCTTCCGCTTTCGGTCAAAAAAGCCCGGAAGATCTTCCTCCATCTTCCGGGCTTGCATTTAGCAAAGCAGTCGATTGGACGAACAGGAAGCCCCTGGCGGGGGGGAATGCTCAATCCAGAAAGGTTTCACTTCCTTCACTTTTTCCTTGACCCACAAACCCTGCGGGGTCTGTGCCGGATTCGGGTCCAGCCGAACGACAGTGTTGACAACGAGAGCTCCGTCCACTGGATCCTTTGTGATCTGGCCTCTCCAAAGTGTTCTGGGAGCCGGACCGCCGCGCACGTTCCCGTGAACGTCGTAAATCGATCCATGACATGGGCAGCGAAATCTTTTTTGATCCGGAAACCAGTTGGGTGTACATCCCAAATGGCGACAGATAGAAATCATGTTATAGATTCCGCGCATGTTGCGGACGACCCAGAAACGCCCTTTCAGTTTCCATCGTTCATCAACACCCAGACCATATTCCGTGACATGGCCAATCTTGAATACGGTTGGCGGCTCATAAAGAATTGGAGGAAACATAAACTTGTATGGTGCATAGGTCGAACCTGCCAGGGTAACGCCGACAACACCCCAACCGGCAGCCAGCATAAATTTTCTTCGACCCAAATCAGATGGGCTGGCCGCATCTTTCAGGGAATCCTGATTTCCCGTTCCGCTCATAGCTGTACTCATGGCAAGGCGACCTCCTGCTTGATTTCCAAAAACTCCATCGAGATTGCCCCGGTTGGGCATCTCTTGGCACAAAGCCCACACCGGATACACCGCGACCCTTCCCAAATCATCGCTGTCGAATGATCAAGATTCTGATCAACCCCGACTTCTTCCCTTTTCGACAGCTCTACCCCAAGGAAGCTTTCCACAACCTTGGCCGTGGACTCCTGGTCCAGATCCACATCGGACAGGGGAATCATCTTCAGTGCATATTCCGGGCAAACGTCTACGCATCCCCCGCACATGATGCACTTTTCACCCTCAAAGATAGGATTGACATGGCAGGTCAGGCAACGGGACGCTTGCTCCCTTGCTTCTTCTTCACTAAAGGACAGTTCTGCAAGCTCAAAATTCGTTTTTCGGAATTCCGGTGTCAAAAGTGACGGATTGGCCCTGGAAATTCCATAATATCCATCCACATTGAAATCAACCGGCCAGATTGGAGTCGGGTTCCCCCGATGATCGACAGGAGTGGAAACAGCGTAGACCTTCACCTCTTCTGATTTCCCTGTCAGATAGCGATGCACAGATGCTGCTGCCTTCTGCCCCCCCGCGATCGCATCAATAAAGATTCTTGGCCCCGTCACAACATCACCTGCGGCAAACACTCCAGGAATCCCTGTTTCCATCGAGTGGATATTGGCCCGAATCACCCCGTTTCTGCCGACTACCGAATCATGCTCCGAAGGAATGAAGGAGGAGTCAATCGTTTGACCAATGGCAAACACAACTGAATCAAAAGGAATGACACTCTTTTCCGTTTCATCATATGTCGGAGAAAAACGTCCCTGATCATCGAATACGGAAAGAACCCTGACGACTTCCAATCCCTGCACTTTTCCTTCACCAACCACTCTTCTGGTCCCCTTTCTGACCAGAAACTCGACTCCCTCGGCTACCGCGTCCTCGATTTCCATGTCATCAGCCGGCATTTCATTCCAGTCTTCCAAGGCAATAACGCTTACTTTTTCGACCCCTGGAAGCCGAACGGCTGTCCGACAAACATCCATCGCAACATTTCCGGCACCGACAACAGCCACACGGCGACCGACCGGAACAGGAGAATGATCCAGATAAACAGACTGTAGGAATGGAAGGGCCGAATACACGTGCTCAAGCTCCTTTCCTTCGAAAGGAACCGGTCGACTGCCCCATGCGCCCACAGCAACGACAACAGACTTGAACTCTTCCTGGATCTCCTTGAAAGAAACGTCTTTCCCGACTTTCGTCCCCAGACGAATATCAAATCCCATACTTGCGATGGCGTCTACCTCAGCCTGAATCAACGGCCGGGGCAAACGGTATTCCGGAACAAGGTAAAACAGGCCTCCAAGACGCTTATTTGCCTCGAACATGGTAATGCGATACCCGAGACGAGCAAGGTCATGCGCAGCCGTCAGCCCTGCAGGACCGCCACCGATAACAGCAACTTTTTCCCCTGTTGCCCGCCCATAGGGAACTCCTGGCGCAGTCGAGTACCTGAGGGTTGACGCAGGATCCATGACGGCTTCAACACCGAATTTTTCGGTAACAAATCTCTTGAGAGCTCGAATCGTGACGGGAGAATCAATATTTCCGCGAGTACAGGATGCTTCGCAGGGCGCATTACATACCCATCCGCAAACAGAAGCAAAAGGATTTGGGCCCCGGGCAATGGCATAGGCTTTTTCATAGAGACCGCTTCGGATTGCCTGAACATACCCGCCCGCATCTGTTCCAACGGGACAGCCTTTCCGACAGGCAACCTGATCGGCGTAATATTGATATTCTGGTATGTGAAGCTTATATTTCCCCTTCATTCTGCTACCCTCCGTCTCCGTCTATTAACGGCGATTCGGTTCAAAAGGAGACACCAAATTGGTTGAACCCGATTCGGGTAGGGAACCCCCCATAGAGAACCCAGTCCAACAAATACATGGGGAGAATTCTCATGAACAGCAGTAACGGATAGTGAAGTTGGAACGTTTAGGTTCGGCGTTTATAGCATGCCCGTCGCAGGATGTCAAGCAATGTTTCTCTTTTGAAACACTCCTTCAGGTTGGCAGTCCTCTCCCTTCAGGGACCTCCTTGCTTCTCGAATATATA
This Leptospirillum ferriphilum DNA region includes the following protein-coding sequences:
- a CDS encoding cytochrome b N-terminal domain-containing protein, which produces MNRAYVVFSNVFLHVHPVKVRRSALRMRYTFCLGGITLFLFIMLAVTGIWLMFYYTPYTGLAYNNIQDLQFVIFGGNLMRDLHRFAAHGMVLFVWLHMTRVFLTGAYKAPREFNWVVGVLLLVMTLILSWTGYLLPWDQLAYWAVTVGTKMASYTPFIGQNGPWGAQLGFLPTNDIMFMLIGGTVVGQNALIRFYVLHCVVLPLFVTIALAVHFWRIRKDGFSGPL
- a CDS encoding ubiquinol-cytochrome c reductase iron-sulfur subunit; translation: MSTAMSGTGNQDSLKDAASPSDLGRRKFMLAAGWGVVGVTLAGSTYAPYKFMFPPILYEPPTVFKIGHVTEYGLGVDERWKLKGRFWVVRNMRGIYNMISICRHLGCTPNWFPDQKRFRCPCHGSIYDVHGNVRGGPAPRTLWRGQITKDPVDGALVVNTVVRLDPNPAQTPQGLWVKEKVKEVKPFWIEHSPPPGASCSSNRLLC
- a CDS encoding FAD-dependent oxidoreductase, yielding MKGKYKLHIPEYQYYADQVACRKGCPVGTDAGGYVQAIRSGLYEKAYAIARGPNPFASVCGWVCNAPCEASCTRGNIDSPVTIRALKRFVTEKFGVEAVMDPASTLRYSTAPGVPYGRATGEKVAVIGGGPAGLTAAHDLARLGYRITMFEANKRLGGLFYLVPEYRLPRPLIQAEVDAIASMGFDIRLGTKVGKDVSFKEIQEEFKSVVVAVGAWGSRPVPFEGKELEHVYSALPFLQSVYLDHSPVPVGRRVAVVGAGNVAMDVCRTAVRLPGVEKVSVIALEDWNEMPADDMEIEDAVAEGVEFLVRKGTRRVVGEGKVQGLEVVRVLSVFDDQGRFSPTYDETEKSVIPFDSVVFAIGQTIDSSFIPSEHDSVVGRNGVIRANIHSMETGIPGVFAAGDVVTGPRIFIDAIAGGQKAAASVHRYLTGKSEEVKVYAVSTPVDHRGNPTPIWPVDFNVDGYYGISRANPSLLTPEFRKTNFELAELSFSEEEAREQASRCLTCHVNPIFEGEKCIMCGGCVDVCPEYALKMIPLSDVDLDQESTAKVVESFLGVELSKREEVGVDQNLDHSTAMIWEGSRCIRCGLCAKRCPTGAISMEFLEIKQEVALP